A part of Botrytis cinerea B05.10 chromosome 2, complete sequence genomic DNA contains:
- the Bctan1 gene encoding Bctan1: MADSNNKRKERSGGSGRDARDARDGDNRGGKRAKGGSNGKWQTPHQQTKMASKSGGKIEPGDQGIWATCVKGKEGKATEELRSLLEESAEKYYGISVKSSNEKGDEEDEDATESVDDIEASIRKEVAAHKDPAEKLFSAIYLDIQCVLFFKTRSPIDPADLVHRMCEDAASGGVRKLRFVNRLTPMSIIGKATEKGIEEVGQAVLGAHFRLAGGAAKSEEIAAYSYAIRPTIRNHSTLKRDAVIKQVASLVDGNHKVNLTKPDKVIIIEIYQTICGMSVVGDDWEKLKRYNLYELQSPSTSLKSGGLADTKPKATPESVITDETRALPEDSNGS, translated from the exons ATGGCGGATTCAAATAataagaggaaagaaaggtctGGAGGCAGCGGAAGAGATGCGAGAGATGCGAGAGATGGGGATAATAGAGGAGGGAAGAGAGCTAAG GGTGGTTCAAATGGCAAATGGCAAACTCCACACCAGCAAACTAAAATGGCCTCTAAGAGCGGTGGAAAGATAGAACCAGGCGACCAAGGTATTTGGGCAACGTGCGTGAAGggcaaagaaggaaaggcGACAGAGGAGCTGAGGAGTCTGCTCGAGGAG TCTGCTGAGAAGTACTATGGTATTTCCGTGAAGTCAAGCAATGAAAAGGGTGatgaggaagacgaagatgctACCGAATcagttgatgatattgaagcATCCATCCGAAAAGAAGTTGCAGCGCACAAAGATCCTGCAGAGAAGCTTTTCTCAGCGATTTACCTCGATATTCAATGCGTGCTGTTCTTCAAAACACGGTCGCCAATAGACCCGGCCGATCTCGTCCACAGGATGTGTGAAGATGCAGCATCGGGTGGGGTGAGAAAATTGAGGTTTGTAAATCGTCTAACACCAATGTCAATCATTGGAAAAGCAACGGAAAAAGGTATTGAAGAAGTCGGACAAGCCGTGCTAGGTGCTCATTTCCGACTTGCTGGAGGAGCTGCAAAATCAGAAGAGATTGCTGCATACTCG TATGCTATTCGACCCACGATACGCAACCACAGCACATTAAAGCGGGATGCCGTGATTAAACAGGTCGCATCTCTGGTGGATGGCAATCATAAAGTCAACCTCACTAAGCCAGACAAAGTGATAATAATCGAGATTTACCAG ACTATCTGTGGTATGAGTGTCGTTGGAGATGACTGGGAAAAGCTTAAGCGCTATAACCTTTACGAGCTCCAGTCACCTTCAACGAGCTTGAAATCTGGGGGACTAGCAGATACCAAACCAAAAGCTACGCCCGAAAGCGTAATTACAGACGAGACTCGGGCTCTACCCGAGGACTCAAACGGCAGTTAA